One segment of Rosa chinensis cultivar Old Blush chromosome 6, RchiOBHm-V2, whole genome shotgun sequence DNA contains the following:
- the LOC112174585 gene encoding protein LIFEGUARD 4, giving the protein MTSNPKSETDLALDAGATRRLYPSMVESPELRWAFIRKVYAILTVQLLLTVAVAATVDLVRPIAHFLVKTRAGLGVDIAVFVMALAVLVALRVYGKKHPVNYLLIGLFTVLMGLIVGVGCAYTEEKVLLEAWGLTIVIFMSLTIYTFWAARRGYDFSFLGPFLFAALIVLLGFSLIQILHPLGKTSRMILGIVGCIIFCGYIVYDTDELIKRHHYDEYMLAAIQLYLDAINLFLNLITAIDS; this is encoded by the exons GGAGCGACCCGCCGGCTCTACCCGTCCATGGTTGAGAGCCCGGAGCTCCGCTGGGCCTTCATTCGCAAAGTCTACGCCATCCTCACCGTCCAGCTACTCCTCACAGTCGCCGTCGCCGCCACCGTCGATTTAGTCCGTCCGATTGCTCACTTCCTTGTCAAAACCCGCGCCGGCTTGGGCGTCGACATCGCCGTCTTCGTCATGGCCCTCGCCG TGTTGGTGGCTTTGAGAGTTTACGGCAAGAAGCACCCGGTGAATTACCTCTTGATTGGGCTTTTCACAGTCTTGATGGGACTCATAGTCGGAGTGGGTTGTGCTTATACTGAAG AGAAGGTACTTTTGGAGGCTTGGGGTCTGACCATTGTGATTTTCATGAGCTTGACTATCTATACATTCTGGGCTGCAAGGAGAGGCTATGATTTCAGCTTCCTTGGTCCTTTTCTGTTTGCAGCTCTGATTGTTCTTCTTGGATTTAGTCTGATTCAG ATCCTCCATCCTCTGGGGAAAACCAGTCGTATGATATTGGGCATTGTGGGATGTATCATCTTCTGTGGCTACATTGTCTATGATACGGATGAGCTGATCAAGCGCCACCACTATGATGAGTACATGTTGGCTGCAATCCAGCTCTACTTGGATGCTATCAACCTCTTCCTGAATTTGATCACAGCTATTGATAGCTGA